In the genome of Labeo rohita strain BAU-BD-2019 chromosome 24, IGBB_LRoh.1.0, whole genome shotgun sequence, one region contains:
- the ssr1 gene encoding translocon-associated protein subunit alpha isoform X1, with product MKLLQKLLLLLLLAFPATLLLKGTVVSAQDATEEEEAVDEDAADDAMPEDEDDEAEVEDDDNTELTEEKEEEEEEALVGEMKASPNADTTILFVKGEDFPANNIVKFLLGFTNKGSENFIVESLDASFRYPQDFQFYIQNFTALQLGTVVPPQRQATFEYSFIPAEPMGGRPFGLVINLNYKDSSGNVFQDAVFNQTVTITEREDGLDGETIFMYVFLSGLGLLLVVGLHQLLESRKRRRPAAKVEMGTSSHNDVDMSWIPQETLNQIMASRRDKASPRRSPRKRTQKRSAGSDE from the exons ATGAAGCTGCTGCAGAAGCTGTTGCTGCTGCTCTTACTGGCGTTTCCCGCGACGCTGCTGCTGAAGG GCACGGTGGTTTCTGCTCAGGACGCTACTGAGGAAGAGGAGGCTGTGGATGAAGATGCCGCTGATGATGCGATGCCggaggatgaggatgatgaaGCTGAGGTGGAGGACGATGACAACACTGAACTA ACGGAAGAaaaagaagaggaggaagaagaagcTCTAGTGGGGGAGATGAAGGCTTCACCCAACGCTGACACCACCATCCTCTTCGTCAAAGGAGAAG ATTTTCCCGCCAACAACATCGTGAAGTTCCTGTTGGGATTCACCAACAAAGGCTCGGAGAACTTCATCGTGGAGTCTCTGGACGCCTCGTTCCGCTACCCGCAGGACTTCCAGTTCTACATCCAGAACTTCACGGCGCTGCAGCTGGGGACGGTGGTTCCTCCTCAGCGCCAGGCCACGTTCGAGTACTCGTTCATCCCGGCCGAACCCATGGGCGGACGACCCTTCGGCCTCGTCATCAACCTCAACTACAAGGACAGCAGC GGTAACGTGTTCCAGGACGCCGTCTTCAACCAAACAGTCACCATCACGGAGAGAGAGGATGGTCTGGATGGAGAAAC GATCTTCATGTACGTTTTCCTGTCGGGTCTCGGCCTGTTGCTGGTGGTCGGCCTTCATCAGCTGCTCGAGTCACGCAAG AGGAGACGACCAGCAGCTAAAGTTGAGATGGGAACCTCCAGTCACAATGATGTGGACATGAGCTGGATCCCACAGGAAACACTCAACCAGATCA TGGCGAGTCGGCGAG ATAAAGCGTCTCCCAGACGATCTCCACGCAAGAGGACTCAGAAACGCTCGGCCGGATCAGACGAGTGA
- the ssr1 gene encoding translocon-associated protein subunit alpha isoform X2 — protein MKLLQKLLLLLLLAFPATLLLKGTVVSAQDATEEEEAVDEDAADDAMPEDEDDEAEVEDDDNTELTEEKEEEEEEALVGEMKASPNADTTILFVKGEDFPANNIVKFLLGFTNKGSENFIVESLDASFRYPQDFQFYIQNFTALQLGTVVPPQRQATFEYSFIPAEPMGGRPFGLVINLNYKDSSGNVFQDAVFNQTVTITEREDGLDGETIFMYVFLSGLGLLLVVGLHQLLESRKRRRPAAKVEMGTSSHNDVDMSWIPQETLNQINKASPRRSPRKRTQKRSAGSDE, from the exons ATGAAGCTGCTGCAGAAGCTGTTGCTGCTGCTCTTACTGGCGTTTCCCGCGACGCTGCTGCTGAAGG GCACGGTGGTTTCTGCTCAGGACGCTACTGAGGAAGAGGAGGCTGTGGATGAAGATGCCGCTGATGATGCGATGCCggaggatgaggatgatgaaGCTGAGGTGGAGGACGATGACAACACTGAACTA ACGGAAGAaaaagaagaggaggaagaagaagcTCTAGTGGGGGAGATGAAGGCTTCACCCAACGCTGACACCACCATCCTCTTCGTCAAAGGAGAAG ATTTTCCCGCCAACAACATCGTGAAGTTCCTGTTGGGATTCACCAACAAAGGCTCGGAGAACTTCATCGTGGAGTCTCTGGACGCCTCGTTCCGCTACCCGCAGGACTTCCAGTTCTACATCCAGAACTTCACGGCGCTGCAGCTGGGGACGGTGGTTCCTCCTCAGCGCCAGGCCACGTTCGAGTACTCGTTCATCCCGGCCGAACCCATGGGCGGACGACCCTTCGGCCTCGTCATCAACCTCAACTACAAGGACAGCAGC GGTAACGTGTTCCAGGACGCCGTCTTCAACCAAACAGTCACCATCACGGAGAGAGAGGATGGTCTGGATGGAGAAAC GATCTTCATGTACGTTTTCCTGTCGGGTCTCGGCCTGTTGCTGGTGGTCGGCCTTCATCAGCTGCTCGAGTCACGCAAG AGGAGACGACCAGCAGCTAAAGTTGAGATGGGAACCTCCAGTCACAATGATGTGGACATGAGCTGGATCCCACAGGAAACACTCAACCAGATCA ATAAAGCGTCTCCCAGACGATCTCCACGCAAGAGGACTCAGAAACGCTCGGCCGGATCAGACGAGTGA
- the LOC127155963 gene encoding ependymin gives MRSFILIFISGLSCSISAQPRPCEAPALYVGSLSMTAANGIITSAATYSYDAHAQQIRFRNYMTIFNESISVDLLLLFKQGVMYEIDYSQLSCQKKVLESSFHPTRVPADAVFMGQVILGTTSVPGLGLLTNSWVGEIPEIQAQYMLTFAEFTCVPVSASVFTPQSGWITMSFYNHLLGVQNPQDFIPPFFCPTAAQEENLPKTNFLKAIRAFQ, from the exons ATGAGGAGCTTCATTCTCATCTTCATCAGCGGATTGAGCTGCAGCATCAGCGCACAGCCTCGACCCTGCG AGGCTCCTGCTCTGTATGTGGGCAGTTTGTCTATG ACGGCGGCGAATGGAATCATCACGTCAGCGGCCACGTACTCATACGACGCTCACGCTCAGCAGATCCGCTTCAGAAACTACATGACCATCTTCAACGAGTCCATCAGTGTGGATCTGCTGCTGCTCTTCAAACAG GGTGTGATGTATGAGATCGATTACTCGCAACTGTCCTGTCAGAAGAAGGTTCTGGAGTCGTCGTTCCACCCCACGCGGGTCCCGGCCGACGCCGTCTTCATGGGTCAGGTGATTCTGGGAACCACGTCCGTTCCCGGCCTGGGTCTGCTGACCAACTCTTGGGTCGGAGAGATTCCTGAGATTCAGG CTCAGTACATGTTGACCTTCGCGGAGTTCACGTGTGTGCCGGTCAGCGCGTCCGTCTTCACTCCTCAGAGCGGATGGATCACCATGAG CTTCTACAATCATCTGCTGGGTGTCCAGAATCCTCAAGACTTCATTCCTCCGTTCTTCTGTCCCACGGCGGCTCAGGAGGAAAATCTGCCCAAAACCAACTTCCTGAAGGCCATCCGTGCGTTTCAGTGA
- the twsg1b gene encoding twisted gastrulation protein homolog 1-B isoform X1: MSPLGRVGSVRVVMQPSSSSSSSGLLLFLLLSSFSLVLACNKALCASDVSKCLIQELCQCRPTDGNCSCCKECLMCLGSLWEECCDCVGMCNPKNFSDTPATAKSTVEELQRPIPSLFRALTDGDAPINMMVVSFPVAEELSYHQNLVSFLETMEDAHHNVSLPGNSIHASYDTQDKLCTVVYFDDCVSIRQCKQYCESMGGSKYRWFHNACCECIGPECVDYGSKAVKCMNCLY, from the exons ATGTCGCCGCTCG GTCGGGTGGGTTCGGTTCGGGTCGTAATGCAGCCTTCATcgtcttcatcatcatcagggttgttgttgtttcttcttCTGTCAAGTTTTTCTCTTGTTTTGGCCTGTAATAAAGCTCTGTGCGCCAGTGACGTCAGCAAGTGTCTCATTCAG GAGTTGTGTCAGTGCCGGCCGACGGATGGGAACTGTTCGTGCTGTAAGGAGTGTCTGATGTGTTTGGGTTCTCTATGGGAGGAGTGCTGTGACTGTGTGG GCATGTGCAACCCGAAGAACTTCAGCGACACGCCGGCGACGGCCAAGAGTACGGTGGAGGAGCTGCAGCGTCCGATCCCGTCCCTCTTCAGAGCGCTGACCGACGGAGACGCGCCCATCAACATGATGGTGGTGTCGTTTCCCGTGGCCGAAGAGCTGTCCTACCATCAGAACCTGGTGTCCTTCCTGGAGACGATGGAGGACGCGCATCACAACGTGTCTCTGCCCGGGAACAGCATCCACGCCAGCTACGACACGCAAG ATAAGCTGTGTACGGTGGTGTATTTCGACGACTGCGTGTCCATCCGTCAGTGTAAGCAGTACTGCGAATCGATGGGCGGATCGAAATACCGCTGGTTCCACAACGCCTGCTGCGAGTGCATCGGACCCGAGTGCGTCGACTACGGCAGCAAAGCCGTCAAATGCATGAACTGCCTGTACTGA
- the twsg1b gene encoding twisted gastrulation protein homolog 1-B isoform X2 codes for MQPSSSSSSSGLLLFLLLSSFSLVLACNKALCASDVSKCLIQELCQCRPTDGNCSCCKECLMCLGSLWEECCDCVGMCNPKNFSDTPATAKSTVEELQRPIPSLFRALTDGDAPINMMVVSFPVAEELSYHQNLVSFLETMEDAHHNVSLPGNSIHASYDTQDKLCTVVYFDDCVSIRQCKQYCESMGGSKYRWFHNACCECIGPECVDYGSKAVKCMNCLY; via the exons ATGCAGCCTTCATcgtcttcatcatcatcagggttgttgttgtttcttcttCTGTCAAGTTTTTCTCTTGTTTTGGCCTGTAATAAAGCTCTGTGCGCCAGTGACGTCAGCAAGTGTCTCATTCAG GAGTTGTGTCAGTGCCGGCCGACGGATGGGAACTGTTCGTGCTGTAAGGAGTGTCTGATGTGTTTGGGTTCTCTATGGGAGGAGTGCTGTGACTGTGTGG GCATGTGCAACCCGAAGAACTTCAGCGACACGCCGGCGACGGCCAAGAGTACGGTGGAGGAGCTGCAGCGTCCGATCCCGTCCCTCTTCAGAGCGCTGACCGACGGAGACGCGCCCATCAACATGATGGTGGTGTCGTTTCCCGTGGCCGAAGAGCTGTCCTACCATCAGAACCTGGTGTCCTTCCTGGAGACGATGGAGGACGCGCATCACAACGTGTCTCTGCCCGGGAACAGCATCCACGCCAGCTACGACACGCAAG ATAAGCTGTGTACGGTGGTGTATTTCGACGACTGCGTGTCCATCCGTCAGTGTAAGCAGTACTGCGAATCGATGGGCGGATCGAAATACCGCTGGTTCCACAACGCCTGCTGCGAGTGCATCGGACCCGAGTGCGTCGACTACGGCAGCAAAGCCGTCAAATGCATGAACTGCCTGTACTGA
- the ppp4r1 gene encoding serine/threonine-protein phosphatase 4 regulatory subunit 1 isoform X2, translating into MADLSLLQDSQEDTDGLLDFVSQDEMLTPLGRLDKYISSENVFNRQMVARSLLDTLRAVSEDERECVSVLERIDKLADDSEPTVRAELMEQIPHIAIFCQENRPSIPFAFSKYLLPIVVRYLADQNNLVRKTSQAALLVLLEQELIERGDVESLVCPVLVDLTAPDSNDDVKTEAMAIICKMAPMVGKDITERLFLPRFCEMCCDCRMFHVRKVCAANFGDICSVVGGEATEELLLPRFFQLCSDNVWGVRKACAECFMTVSSATSPEVRRTKLSSLFISLISDPSRWVRQAAFQSLGQFISTFASPSSNVGQYFRDEGEWSGSQTHSTNADAASETPAVCPQQEHDSHDPSGCEEQDAADVAEEGGGEQTAEVLSADEPCCGTADSQKCLPEETQPSSEPDEEQEPPAAAQDIPEQELFNSFHYWRTPIPQIDLDRELLEDKRPSAPALGRKQLEELIENLEPHIDDPDVKAQVDVLTAALRATVLDSGLEDAFLEPRAAQSNPFSSQQPSEHLSANTQRRDLSLHVTRDDDDSDVSDSSLNAEDERRSKHQDVVPQALLDQYLSMTDPSRAQTVDMEIAKHCAYSLPGVALTLGRQNWHCLRDTYETLASDMQWKVRRTLAFSIHELALILGDQLTAAHLVPIFNSFLKDLDEVRIGVLKHLYDFLKLLHQDTRRKYLYQLQEFLVTDNSRNWRFRSELAEQLVLLLELYSAQDVHDYLRPLALCLCTDRVSSVRWTSYRLVSEIIRKLSSCSSLLVSFLSELVDKFCHSPKWSGRQAFAFVCQLSIEEECLSLDQFSEHLLPPLLQLASDPVPNVRVLLAKTLRQTLLEREYFLNSSNCQQEALEHTLVALQTDVDKDVKYFASIHPGCTRLNEDAMSTTSSTY; encoded by the exons TGCTGGATTTCGTGTCTCAGGATGAGATGTTGACTCCTCTGGGCCGACTCGACAAGTACATCAGCAGCGAGAACGTCTTTAACAG GCAGATGGTGGCCCGCAGTCTTCTCGACACGCTCCGGGCCGTCAGCGAGGATGAGCgcgagtgtgtgtctgtgctgGAGCGGATCGACAAACTCGCAGACGACTCCG AGCCGACGGTTCGAGCGGAGCTCATGGAACAAATCCCACACATCGCCATCTTCTGTCAGGAGAACAGACCTTCCATTCCATTCGCTTTCTCCAAGTACCTCCTACCCATCGTGGTCCGATACCTGGCCGACCAGAACAACCTG GTACGAAAGACGAGTCAGGCGGCGCTGCTGGTTCTGCTGGAGCAGGAGCTGATCGAGCGAGGAGACGTGGAGAGCCTGGTGTGTCCCGTGCTGGTGGACCTCACCGCTCCCGACAGCAACGACGACGTCAAAACCGAAGCCATGGCG ATTATTTGTAAAATGGCGCCGATGGTGGGGAAGGACATCACCGAACGGCTCTTCCTGCCGCGCTTCTGCGAGATGTGCTGCGACTGCAGGATGTTTCACGTGCGCAAG GTGTGTGCGGCGAACTTCGGTGACATCTGCAGTGTGGTTGGTGGAGAGGCGACAGAGGAGCTGCTG CTGCCGCGGTTTTTCCAGCTGTGTTCGGATAACGTGTGGGGCGTACGGAAGGCCTGCGCCGAGTGTTTCATGACCGTCTCCTCGGCCACGTCTCCAGAAGTGCGGCGGACCAAACTCTCGTCTCTGTTCATCAGTCTGATCAGCGACCCGTCACGCTGG GTGCGTCAGGCCGCGTTTCAGTCCCTCGGTCAGTTCATCTCGACGTTCGCGAGCCCCAGCAGTAATGTGGGTCAGTACTTTAGAGACGAGGGCGAGTGGAGCGGATCACAAACACACAG CACAAACGCAGACGCCGCATCGGAGACGCCCGCCGTCTGTCCGCAGCAGGAGCACGACTCTCATGATCCCTCCGGCTGTGAGGAGCAGGACGCCGCCGACGTGGCGGAGGAGGGCGGAGGAGAGCAGACGGCCGAGGTCCTGAGTGCAGACGAGCCCTGCTGCGGCACCGCAGACTCACAGAAGTGCCTTCCTGAGGAGACGCAGCCTTCGTCCGAACCCGACGAGGAGCAGGAGCCTCCGGCGGCGGCGCAGGACATCCCGGAACAGGAGCTCTTCAACTCCTTCCACTACTGGAGGACGCCCATCCCGCAGATCGACCTGGACCGGGAGCTGCTGGAGGACAAGCGGCCGTCGGCTCCGGCGCTGGGCAGGAAACAGCTGGAGGAGCTCATCGAGAACCTGGAGCCGCACATCGACGACCCCGACGTCAAAG CACAAGTGGACGTCCTGACGGCCGCTCTGAGAGCCACGGTGCTGGACTCTGGACTGGAAGACGCTTTCCTGGAGCCTCGAGCCGCTCAGTCAAATCCCTTCAGCTCCCAGCAGCCCTCAGAACACCTGTCTGCCAACACacag AGGCGTGATTTGTCTCTACACGTGACGCGGGACGACGATGATTCTGACGTGAGCGACAGCAGCCTGAACGCTGAAGATGAGCGGAGATCCAAACACCAG GATGTGGTTCCCCAGGCGCTGCTGGACCAGTATCTGTCGATGACGGACCCGTCTCGCGCTCAGACGGTGGATATGGAGATCGCTAAGCACTGCGCGTACAGTCTGCCCGGTGTGGCGCTGACGCTGGGTCGCCAGAACTGGCACTGCCTGCGCGACACGTACGAGACGCTGGCCTCCGACATGCAG tggaAGGTGCGGCGGACGCTGGCGTTCTCCATCCATGAACTGGCTCTGATTCTGGGCGATCAGCTGACGGCCGCCCATCTGGTGCCCATCTTCAACAGCTTCCTCAAGGACCTGGACGAGGTTCGCATCGGCGTCCTCAAGCACCTCTACGATTTCCTCAAG CTGCTGCATCAGGACACTCGGAGGAAGTATCTGTACCAGCTGCAGGAGTTTCTGGTGACTGATAACAGTCGTAACTGGAGGTTTCGCTCAGAGCTGGCCGA gCAGCTGGTGCTGTTGTTGGAGTTGTACAGCGCTCAGGACGTCCATGATTATCTCAGACCGCTGGCCCTCTGTCTCTGTACTGACCGTGTGTCGTCCGTACGCTGGACGTCCTACAGACTG GTGAGCGAGATCATCAGGAAGTTGTCGTCGTGTTCGTCTCTACTAGTGAGTTTTCTGAGTGAACTGGTGGATAAGTTCTGTCACTCTCCGAAGTGGTCCGGGCGTCAGGCGTTCGCCTTCGTCTGTCAG TTGTCCATAGAGGAGGAGTGTCTGTCTCTGGATCAGTTCTCGGAGCatcttcttcctcctcttcttcaGCTGGCGTCTGATCCGGTTCCTAATGTCCGTGTGCTGCTGGCCAAAACCCTGCGGCAGACGCTGCTAGAGCGAG AGTATTTCCTGAACTCGTCGAACTGTCAGCAGGAGGCGCTGGAGCACACGCTGGTGGCCCTGCAGACGGACGTGGATAAGGACGTCAAATACTTCGCCAGCATTCACCCCGGCTGCACGCGTCTGAACGAGGACGCCATGAGCACCACGTCCTCCACGTACTGA
- the ppp4r1 gene encoding serine/threonine-protein phosphatase 4 regulatory subunit 1 isoform X1, which translates to MADLSLLQDSQEDTDGFGVDGFSSESDAIIVPSVLDFVSQDEMLTPLGRLDKYISSENVFNRQMVARSLLDTLRAVSEDERECVSVLERIDKLADDSEPTVRAELMEQIPHIAIFCQENRPSIPFAFSKYLLPIVVRYLADQNNLVRKTSQAALLVLLEQELIERGDVESLVCPVLVDLTAPDSNDDVKTEAMAIICKMAPMVGKDITERLFLPRFCEMCCDCRMFHVRKVCAANFGDICSVVGGEATEELLLPRFFQLCSDNVWGVRKACAECFMTVSSATSPEVRRTKLSSLFISLISDPSRWVRQAAFQSLGQFISTFASPSSNVGQYFRDEGEWSGSQTHSTNADAASETPAVCPQQEHDSHDPSGCEEQDAADVAEEGGGEQTAEVLSADEPCCGTADSQKCLPEETQPSSEPDEEQEPPAAAQDIPEQELFNSFHYWRTPIPQIDLDRELLEDKRPSAPALGRKQLEELIENLEPHIDDPDVKAQVDVLTAALRATVLDSGLEDAFLEPRAAQSNPFSSQQPSEHLSANTQRRDLSLHVTRDDDDSDVSDSSLNAEDERRSKHQDVVPQALLDQYLSMTDPSRAQTVDMEIAKHCAYSLPGVALTLGRQNWHCLRDTYETLASDMQWKVRRTLAFSIHELALILGDQLTAAHLVPIFNSFLKDLDEVRIGVLKHLYDFLKLLHQDTRRKYLYQLQEFLVTDNSRNWRFRSELAEQLVLLLELYSAQDVHDYLRPLALCLCTDRVSSVRWTSYRLVSEIIRKLSSCSSLLVSFLSELVDKFCHSPKWSGRQAFAFVCQLSIEEECLSLDQFSEHLLPPLLQLASDPVPNVRVLLAKTLRQTLLEREYFLNSSNCQQEALEHTLVALQTDVDKDVKYFASIHPGCTRLNEDAMSTTSSTY; encoded by the exons TCGGTGTGGATGGATTCAGCTCAGAGTCTGACGCCATTATTGTACCTTCAGTGCTGGATTTCGTGTCTCAGGATGAGATGTTGACTCCTCTGGGCCGACTCGACAAGTACATCAGCAGCGAGAACGTCTTTAACAG GCAGATGGTGGCCCGCAGTCTTCTCGACACGCTCCGGGCCGTCAGCGAGGATGAGCgcgagtgtgtgtctgtgctgGAGCGGATCGACAAACTCGCAGACGACTCCG AGCCGACGGTTCGAGCGGAGCTCATGGAACAAATCCCACACATCGCCATCTTCTGTCAGGAGAACAGACCTTCCATTCCATTCGCTTTCTCCAAGTACCTCCTACCCATCGTGGTCCGATACCTGGCCGACCAGAACAACCTG GTACGAAAGACGAGTCAGGCGGCGCTGCTGGTTCTGCTGGAGCAGGAGCTGATCGAGCGAGGAGACGTGGAGAGCCTGGTGTGTCCCGTGCTGGTGGACCTCACCGCTCCCGACAGCAACGACGACGTCAAAACCGAAGCCATGGCG ATTATTTGTAAAATGGCGCCGATGGTGGGGAAGGACATCACCGAACGGCTCTTCCTGCCGCGCTTCTGCGAGATGTGCTGCGACTGCAGGATGTTTCACGTGCGCAAG GTGTGTGCGGCGAACTTCGGTGACATCTGCAGTGTGGTTGGTGGAGAGGCGACAGAGGAGCTGCTG CTGCCGCGGTTTTTCCAGCTGTGTTCGGATAACGTGTGGGGCGTACGGAAGGCCTGCGCCGAGTGTTTCATGACCGTCTCCTCGGCCACGTCTCCAGAAGTGCGGCGGACCAAACTCTCGTCTCTGTTCATCAGTCTGATCAGCGACCCGTCACGCTGG GTGCGTCAGGCCGCGTTTCAGTCCCTCGGTCAGTTCATCTCGACGTTCGCGAGCCCCAGCAGTAATGTGGGTCAGTACTTTAGAGACGAGGGCGAGTGGAGCGGATCACAAACACACAG CACAAACGCAGACGCCGCATCGGAGACGCCCGCCGTCTGTCCGCAGCAGGAGCACGACTCTCATGATCCCTCCGGCTGTGAGGAGCAGGACGCCGCCGACGTGGCGGAGGAGGGCGGAGGAGAGCAGACGGCCGAGGTCCTGAGTGCAGACGAGCCCTGCTGCGGCACCGCAGACTCACAGAAGTGCCTTCCTGAGGAGACGCAGCCTTCGTCCGAACCCGACGAGGAGCAGGAGCCTCCGGCGGCGGCGCAGGACATCCCGGAACAGGAGCTCTTCAACTCCTTCCACTACTGGAGGACGCCCATCCCGCAGATCGACCTGGACCGGGAGCTGCTGGAGGACAAGCGGCCGTCGGCTCCGGCGCTGGGCAGGAAACAGCTGGAGGAGCTCATCGAGAACCTGGAGCCGCACATCGACGACCCCGACGTCAAAG CACAAGTGGACGTCCTGACGGCCGCTCTGAGAGCCACGGTGCTGGACTCTGGACTGGAAGACGCTTTCCTGGAGCCTCGAGCCGCTCAGTCAAATCCCTTCAGCTCCCAGCAGCCCTCAGAACACCTGTCTGCCAACACacag AGGCGTGATTTGTCTCTACACGTGACGCGGGACGACGATGATTCTGACGTGAGCGACAGCAGCCTGAACGCTGAAGATGAGCGGAGATCCAAACACCAG GATGTGGTTCCCCAGGCGCTGCTGGACCAGTATCTGTCGATGACGGACCCGTCTCGCGCTCAGACGGTGGATATGGAGATCGCTAAGCACTGCGCGTACAGTCTGCCCGGTGTGGCGCTGACGCTGGGTCGCCAGAACTGGCACTGCCTGCGCGACACGTACGAGACGCTGGCCTCCGACATGCAG tggaAGGTGCGGCGGACGCTGGCGTTCTCCATCCATGAACTGGCTCTGATTCTGGGCGATCAGCTGACGGCCGCCCATCTGGTGCCCATCTTCAACAGCTTCCTCAAGGACCTGGACGAGGTTCGCATCGGCGTCCTCAAGCACCTCTACGATTTCCTCAAG CTGCTGCATCAGGACACTCGGAGGAAGTATCTGTACCAGCTGCAGGAGTTTCTGGTGACTGATAACAGTCGTAACTGGAGGTTTCGCTCAGAGCTGGCCGA gCAGCTGGTGCTGTTGTTGGAGTTGTACAGCGCTCAGGACGTCCATGATTATCTCAGACCGCTGGCCCTCTGTCTCTGTACTGACCGTGTGTCGTCCGTACGCTGGACGTCCTACAGACTG GTGAGCGAGATCATCAGGAAGTTGTCGTCGTGTTCGTCTCTACTAGTGAGTTTTCTGAGTGAACTGGTGGATAAGTTCTGTCACTCTCCGAAGTGGTCCGGGCGTCAGGCGTTCGCCTTCGTCTGTCAG TTGTCCATAGAGGAGGAGTGTCTGTCTCTGGATCAGTTCTCGGAGCatcttcttcctcctcttcttcaGCTGGCGTCTGATCCGGTTCCTAATGTCCGTGTGCTGCTGGCCAAAACCCTGCGGCAGACGCTGCTAGAGCGAG AGTATTTCCTGAACTCGTCGAACTGTCAGCAGGAGGCGCTGGAGCACACGCTGGTGGCCCTGCAGACGGACGTGGATAAGGACGTCAAATACTTCGCCAGCATTCACCCCGGCTGCACGCGTCTGAACGAGGACGCCATGAGCACCACGTCCTCCACGTACTGA